A single Syngnathoides biaculeatus isolate LvHL_M chromosome 18, ASM1980259v1, whole genome shotgun sequence DNA region contains:
- the foxred1 gene encoding FAD-dependent oxidoreductase domain-containing protein 1 isoform X1, whose product MSTWRSLGANVRTLRVLLTFRRVAPDHGRPRGHGASCRSLSAGTPLRNDFFKDLEAQLAASRKKAADALPGSDWFPLYINPGLPPERTDIVIIGGGVVGWSVAYWLKKKEGIRGGLQIVVVEKDMTYSRASTVLSAGGIRQQFSLPENISLSMASADFLRNINDHLGVLNEDAVDLQFNQAGYLFLAGDKAAHIMEDNYRTQRAAGAQVSLLSPTQLKEKFPWMNTEDVALASYGLENEGWFDPWMLLNAFRRKAMSMGVIQCCGEVTGFKYSSNEVVTEDGEPLELRRIKSVKVQMPSSLEYQPVECAVVVNAAGAFSAKLAHMLGAGLGPEDTLAGIPIPVEPRKRFIYVFHCPDGPGLDTPFLIDHSGVYFRREGLGGNYIAGRSPDQGEEPDAANLDVDHQFFQDKIWPELAHRVPAFEKLKVTSAWAGYYDYNTLDQNGIVGAHPLVSNMYFATGFSGHGLQHSPAVGRATAELILDGGFTTLDLSRLGFRRIADHEPMLERIIL is encoded by the exons ATGTCAACGTGGCGCAGCTTGGGTGCAAATGTGCGGACGCTGCGGGTTCTGCTCACCTTCAGACGGGTCGCACCTGACCACGGACGGCCGCGTGGACACGGAGCGTCATGCCGGAGCCTGAGCGCCGGGACACCGCTCCGGAATGACTTCTTTAAAG ATCTGGAGGCCCAGCTGGCCGCCTCGAGGAAGAAGGCGGCGGACGCCCTGCCGGGCAGCGACTGGTTCCCCTTGTACATCAACCCCGGCTTGCCTCCGGAGAGGACCGACATCGTGATTATCGGGGGCGGCGTGGTGGGCTGGTCCGTTGCCTACTGGCTCAAGAAGAAGGAGGGCATCCGCGGGGGGCTCCAAATCGTCGTGGTCGAGAAGGACATGACG TACTCGCGGGCGTCCACGGTGCTGTCCGCCGGTGGGATCCGCCAGCAGTTCTCCCTGCCGGAAAACATCAGCCTGTCCATGGCGTCCGCCGACTTCCTGAGGAACATCAAC GACCACTTGGGGGTGCTGAACGAGGACGCGGTGGACCTGCAGTTCAACCAGGCGGGATATTTGTTCCTGGCCGGCGACAAGGCGGCGCACATCATGGAGGACAACTACCGCACCCAGCG GGCGGCCGGAGCCCAAGTTTCACTTCTGTCGCCGACGCAACTAAAAGAGAAATTTCCCTGGATGAACACCGAAGATGTAGCGCTTGCTTCCTACG GTTTGGAAAATGAGGGCTGGTTCGACCCGTGGATGTTGCTGAACGCCTTTCGGAGGAAGGCCATGTCCATGGGCGTCATCCAGTGCTGCGGAGAAGTCACCG GTTTTAAATATTCGTCCAACGAGGTCGTGACGGAGGACGGCGAACCTTTGGAGCTGAGGAGGATCAAATCCGTGAAG GTGCAGATGCCCAGCAGTTTGGAGTACCAGCCCGTGGAGTGCGCCGTGGTGGTGAACGCGGCCGGGGCCTTCTCGGCAAAACTGGCCCACATGCTGGGAGCGGGACTCGGACCCGAGGACACCCTGGCCGGAATCCCGATCCCTGTCGAGCCGAGGAAaag GTTCATCTACGTTTTCCACTGTCCCGACGGACCCGGTCTGGACACGCCCTTCCTTATCGACCACTCGGGCGTGTACTTCAGGAGGGAGGGCCTCGGAGGGAACTACATTGCGGGCAGGTCGCCGGACCAG ggagaggagccagatgcgGCCAATCTGGATGTGGACCACCAGTTTTTCCAGGACAAGATTTGGCCCGAGCTGGCGCACCGTGTTCCCGCATTTGAAAAACTGAAG GTGACGAGCGCCTGGGCGGGCTATTACGACTACAACACGCTGGACCAGAACGGCATCGTGGGCGCGCACCCGCTGGTCAGCAACATGTACTTCGCCACGGGCTTCAGCGGCCACGGCCTGCAGCACTCACCCGCCGTGGGCCGCGCGACCGCCGAGCTCATCCTAGACGGCGGTTTCACCACGCTGGACCTGAGCCGGCTCGGCTTCCGCCGCATCGCCGACCACGAGCCCATGCTGGAGAGGATCATTCTGTAG
- the foxred1 gene encoding FAD-dependent oxidoreductase domain-containing protein 1 isoform X2, whose translation MEDNYRTQRAAGAQVSLLSPTQLKEKFPWMNTEDVALASYGLENEGWFDPWMLLNAFRRKAMSMGVIQCCGEVTGFKYSSNEVVTEDGEPLELRRIKSVKVQMPSSLEYQPVECAVVVNAAGAFSAKLAHMLGAGLGPEDTLAGIPIPVEPRKRFIYVFHCPDGPGLDTPFLIDHSGVYFRREGLGGNYIAGRSPDQGEEPDAANLDVDHQFFQDKIWPELAHRVPAFEKLKVTSAWAGYYDYNTLDQNGIVGAHPLVSNMYFATGFSGHGLQHSPAVGRATAELILDGGFTTLDLSRLGFRRIADHEPMLERIIL comes from the exons ATGGAGGACAACTACCGCACCCAGCG GGCGGCCGGAGCCCAAGTTTCACTTCTGTCGCCGACGCAACTAAAAGAGAAATTTCCCTGGATGAACACCGAAGATGTAGCGCTTGCTTCCTACG GTTTGGAAAATGAGGGCTGGTTCGACCCGTGGATGTTGCTGAACGCCTTTCGGAGGAAGGCCATGTCCATGGGCGTCATCCAGTGCTGCGGAGAAGTCACCG GTTTTAAATATTCGTCCAACGAGGTCGTGACGGAGGACGGCGAACCTTTGGAGCTGAGGAGGATCAAATCCGTGAAG GTGCAGATGCCCAGCAGTTTGGAGTACCAGCCCGTGGAGTGCGCCGTGGTGGTGAACGCGGCCGGGGCCTTCTCGGCAAAACTGGCCCACATGCTGGGAGCGGGACTCGGACCCGAGGACACCCTGGCCGGAATCCCGATCCCTGTCGAGCCGAGGAAaag GTTCATCTACGTTTTCCACTGTCCCGACGGACCCGGTCTGGACACGCCCTTCCTTATCGACCACTCGGGCGTGTACTTCAGGAGGGAGGGCCTCGGAGGGAACTACATTGCGGGCAGGTCGCCGGACCAG ggagaggagccagatgcgGCCAATCTGGATGTGGACCACCAGTTTTTCCAGGACAAGATTTGGCCCGAGCTGGCGCACCGTGTTCCCGCATTTGAAAAACTGAAG GTGACGAGCGCCTGGGCGGGCTATTACGACTACAACACGCTGGACCAGAACGGCATCGTGGGCGCGCACCCGCTGGTCAGCAACATGTACTTCGCCACGGGCTTCAGCGGCCACGGCCTGCAGCACTCACCCGCCGTGGGCCGCGCGACCGCCGAGCTCATCCTAGACGGCGGTTTCACCACGCTGGACCTGAGCCGGCTCGGCTTCCGCCGCATCGCCGACCACGAGCCCATGCTGGAGAGGATCATTCTGTAG
- the LOC133491763 gene encoding ATP-sensitive inward rectifier potassium channel 1-like isoform X1 gives MIDDAAGEGREDDGGWVGGTRPPPPPPPPLGLLCVYWVQYTRCWHVAGIRTFHCGLNSLPSGHLLDETQSGRQNQQKSDSGPSCSRMFQDVSVQPKGHAGSKSRLVTKDGRCNIEFGNVESGNHLAYLVDVWTTFVEIRWRFVLLLFVVSFTGSWFIFSLLWYWIARSNGDMSARNRTEAHVMCIANVNSLTTAFLYSLETQTTIGYGGRAPTGQCGGTVAILILQSMAGVFINSFMCGVILAKISLPKRRAKTVSFSDTAVICLQNSKLCLLIRVANLRKTLLIGSQIYGKLMKTTTTPDGETLILDQLDIHFTVDSGKDNLFFVCPLTLYHVINRASPFYEISADTLPQQDFELVVFLDGTAESTSSSCQVRTSYIPQEIQWGRSFLPIISRTKTGKYSVDFSNFSKSVRVATPHCARCFEGTVDPGHQNRHEKKDNQKNQKKMGIRNLAFQVTDIHDIMDVTKM, from the exons ATGATTGATGATGCGGCAGGGGAAGGGCGggaggatgatggtggatggGTAGGAGggacacgcccccccccccccccccctccgccacTGGGACTGTTGTGCGTCTACTGGGTCCAGTATACACGCTGCTGGCATGTGGCTGGGATTAGGACATTTCACTGTGGATTAAACTCTTTGCCCAGTGGCCATTTGTTGGATGAAACGCAGTCAGGCCGCCAGAACCAGCAGAAGAGTGACTCTGGACCCAG TTGTTCCAGGATGTTCCAGGATGTTTCCGTGCAGCCGAAGGGCCACGCGGGTTCCAAAAGCCGCCTGGTGACCAAAGACGGGCGCTGCAACATCGAGTTCGGCAACGTGGAGTCGGGCAACCACCTGGCCTACCTGGTGGACGTGTGGACCACCTTCGTGGAGATCCGCTGGCGCTTCGTGCTGCTCCTGTTCGTGGTGTCCTTCACGGGGAGCTGGTTCATCTTCAGCCTGCTGTGGTACTGGATCGCCAGGAGCAACGGCGACATGTCGGCGCGCAACCGTACCGAGGCTCACGTCATGTGCATCGCCAACGTCAACAGCCTGACCACGGCCTTCCTCTACTCCCTGGAGACGCAGACCACCATCGGCTACGGCGGCCGAGCCCCGACCGGCCAGTGCGGCGGGACGGTGGCCATCCTCATCCTCCAGTCCATGGCGGGCGTCTTCATCAACAGCTTCATGTGCGGCGTCATCCTGGCCAAAATCTCCCTCCCCAAGCGGCGGGCCAAGACGGTGAGCTTCAGCGACACGGCCGTCATCTGCTTGCAGAACAGCAAACTCTGCCTCCTGATCCGCGTGGCCAACCTGCGCAAGACGCTCCTGATCGGGAGCCAGATCTACGGAAAGCTGATGAAGACCACCACCACCCCGGACGGCGAGACCTTGATCCTGGACCAGCTGGACATTCATTTCACGGTGGACTCGGGGAAGGATAACCTGTTCTTTGTTTGCCCGCTGACGCTCTACCACGTGATCAACCGGGCCAGCCCCTTCTACGAAATCTCCGCCGACACGCTGCCCCAGCAGGACTTCGAGCTGGTGGTCTTCCTGGACGGCACGGCCGAGTCCACCAGCTCCTCCTGCCAAGTGCGGACTTCCTACATTCCCCAGGAGATCCAGTGGGGGCGCAGCTTCCTTCCGATCATCTCGCGGACCAAGACGGGCAAGTACAGCGTGGACTTCTCCAACTTTTCCAAAAGCGTGCGGGTGGCCACGCCGCACTGCGCCCGTTGCTTCGAGGGCACCGTGGACCCCGGCCACCAGAACCGGCACGAGAAGAAAGACAACCAGAAGAACCAGAAGAAGATGGGGATCCGGAACTTGGCTTTCCAAGTCACTGACATTCACGACATCATGGACGTCACCAAGATGTGA
- the LOC133491763 gene encoding ATP-sensitive inward rectifier potassium channel 1-like isoform X2, producing the protein MKRSQAARTSRRVTLDPVTRFLCMTPSPGPPYSDQGRSHSSCSRMFQDVSVQPKGHAGSKSRLVTKDGRCNIEFGNVESGNHLAYLVDVWTTFVEIRWRFVLLLFVVSFTGSWFIFSLLWYWIARSNGDMSARNRTEAHVMCIANVNSLTTAFLYSLETQTTIGYGGRAPTGQCGGTVAILILQSMAGVFINSFMCGVILAKISLPKRRAKTVSFSDTAVICLQNSKLCLLIRVANLRKTLLIGSQIYGKLMKTTTTPDGETLILDQLDIHFTVDSGKDNLFFVCPLTLYHVINRASPFYEISADTLPQQDFELVVFLDGTAESTSSSCQVRTSYIPQEIQWGRSFLPIISRTKTGKYSVDFSNFSKSVRVATPHCARCFEGTVDPGHQNRHEKKDNQKNQKKMGIRNLAFQVTDIHDIMDVTKM; encoded by the exons ATGAAACGCAGTCAGGCCGCCAGAACCAGCAGAAGAGTGACTCTGGACCCAG TGACCCGCTTTCTGTGTATGACTCCCAGTCCAGGGCCTCCGTACTCGGATCAAGGAAGGTCGCATTCGAG TTGTTCCAGGATGTTCCAGGATGTTTCCGTGCAGCCGAAGGGCCACGCGGGTTCCAAAAGCCGCCTGGTGACCAAAGACGGGCGCTGCAACATCGAGTTCGGCAACGTGGAGTCGGGCAACCACCTGGCCTACCTGGTGGACGTGTGGACCACCTTCGTGGAGATCCGCTGGCGCTTCGTGCTGCTCCTGTTCGTGGTGTCCTTCACGGGGAGCTGGTTCATCTTCAGCCTGCTGTGGTACTGGATCGCCAGGAGCAACGGCGACATGTCGGCGCGCAACCGTACCGAGGCTCACGTCATGTGCATCGCCAACGTCAACAGCCTGACCACGGCCTTCCTCTACTCCCTGGAGACGCAGACCACCATCGGCTACGGCGGCCGAGCCCCGACCGGCCAGTGCGGCGGGACGGTGGCCATCCTCATCCTCCAGTCCATGGCGGGCGTCTTCATCAACAGCTTCATGTGCGGCGTCATCCTGGCCAAAATCTCCCTCCCCAAGCGGCGGGCCAAGACGGTGAGCTTCAGCGACACGGCCGTCATCTGCTTGCAGAACAGCAAACTCTGCCTCCTGATCCGCGTGGCCAACCTGCGCAAGACGCTCCTGATCGGGAGCCAGATCTACGGAAAGCTGATGAAGACCACCACCACCCCGGACGGCGAGACCTTGATCCTGGACCAGCTGGACATTCATTTCACGGTGGACTCGGGGAAGGATAACCTGTTCTTTGTTTGCCCGCTGACGCTCTACCACGTGATCAACCGGGCCAGCCCCTTCTACGAAATCTCCGCCGACACGCTGCCCCAGCAGGACTTCGAGCTGGTGGTCTTCCTGGACGGCACGGCCGAGTCCACCAGCTCCTCCTGCCAAGTGCGGACTTCCTACATTCCCCAGGAGATCCAGTGGGGGCGCAGCTTCCTTCCGATCATCTCGCGGACCAAGACGGGCAAGTACAGCGTGGACTTCTCCAACTTTTCCAAAAGCGTGCGGGTGGCCACGCCGCACTGCGCCCGTTGCTTCGAGGGCACCGTGGACCCCGGCCACCAGAACCGGCACGAGAAGAAAGACAACCAGAAGAACCAGAAGAAGATGGGGATCCGGAACTTGGCTTTCCAAGTCACTGACATTCACGACATCATGGACGTCACCAAGATGTGA